A single genomic interval of Nitratidesulfovibrio sp. SRB-5 harbors:
- the cobJ gene encoding precorrin-3B C(17)-methyltransferase has product MTIAPLRVIGLGPGDAALLTPQARAAIAASDCIVGYTLYVELVPEELRHGREVLATGMMAEMERCNAAIDAALAGRATCVVCSGDPGVYAMAGLVFELLDQRGLARLAHAVEVVPGVPALCGAAALLGAPLMHDFASVSLSDLLTPWPVIERRLDAALGADFVVVIYNPRSRRRADHLEKALAIAARHRGPDTPVGLVRQAYRPDQQVSVTPLSAFDPATVDMLSIVIIGNGATTMVGGRMVTPRGYMDKYAPDGTRRRGGSE; this is encoded by the coding sequence ATGACCATCGCTCCCTTGCGCGTCATCGGGCTTGGCCCCGGCGACGCCGCCCTGCTCACCCCGCAGGCCCGCGCCGCCATTGCCGCGTCCGACTGCATCGTCGGCTACACCCTGTACGTGGAACTGGTGCCGGAAGAATTGCGCCATGGCCGCGAGGTGCTGGCCACCGGCATGATGGCCGAGATGGAACGCTGCAATGCCGCCATCGACGCCGCCCTGGCGGGCCGCGCCACCTGCGTGGTCTGCTCCGGCGACCCCGGCGTGTACGCCATGGCCGGGCTGGTGTTCGAACTGCTGGACCAGCGCGGCCTTGCCCGCCTGGCCCACGCGGTGGAGGTGGTGCCCGGCGTGCCCGCCCTGTGCGGGGCTGCCGCCCTGCTGGGCGCGCCGCTGATGCACGACTTCGCCTCGGTCAGCCTGAGCGACCTGCTGACCCCGTGGCCCGTCATCGAACGCCGCCTGGACGCCGCCCTTGGCGCCGACTTCGTGGTGGTCATCTACAACCCCCGCTCGCGCCGCCGGGCCGACCATCTGGAAAAGGCCCTGGCCATCGCCGCCCGCCACCGGGGTCCGGACACGCCCGTGGGACTGGTGCGCCAGGCCTACCGACCCGACCAGCAGGTGTCGGTCACGCCGCTTTCGGCCTTCGACCCGGCCACCGTGGACATGCTGTCCATCGTCATCATCGGCAACGGGGCCACCACCATGGTGGGGGGGCGCATGGTCACCCCGCGCGGCTACATGGACAAGTACGCCCCCGACGGCACCCGCAGGCGGGGAGGCAGCGAATAA
- a CDS encoding cobalt-precorrin 5A hydrolase — protein MPHTPAPPSTRPMAVYALTPGGAALARRIAGELDGALYLPERLCAAVAGEKDAPGAGSDGMPGTADMPTAQPFASLANLVARTFRLYSGHVFVAATGIVVRCIAPHVASKAQDPCVVVCDQRGAFAISLLSGHLGGGNDLARQVAAITGGAPVITTATDTEGLPSFDLLAARAGLAMADIAMVRHVNGALLAGETVWICDPGDALGLRAACATADEAGRGAPETNDAPGSSGDGAGVPPHPASLFRFVDAPADLPPDAPSVLVTPHDHLTAPRRLVLHPRVLHVGTGCKRGVDGTIIEARIRETLAAARLAPACVAALASVSIKADEPGLHRAAAALGAELHFFDAASLAAVPVPHPSPKAAEVLGVTEVGVAEAAALLSARQAGDAAVLLVPKSAARGVTVAVAIAPAPSATRACPPAPSTGPTSSIGQTPSAGQTTPTDETTP, from the coding sequence ATGCCCCACACGCCAGCCCCCCCATCCACGCGGCCCATGGCCGTGTACGCGCTGACCCCCGGCGGGGCCGCGCTGGCACGGCGCATTGCCGGTGAACTGGACGGCGCGCTGTACCTGCCGGAACGGCTGTGCGCGGCGGTTGCGGGCGAGAAGGATGCACCGGGGGCCGGGTCGGACGGCATGCCGGGCACGGCGGACATGCCGACCGCCCAACCGTTCGCCTCGCTGGCGAACCTTGTGGCGCGCACCTTCCGCCTGTATTCCGGCCATGTCTTCGTGGCGGCCACGGGCATCGTGGTGCGCTGCATCGCCCCGCATGTCGCCTCAAAGGCGCAGGACCCCTGCGTGGTGGTCTGCGACCAGCGCGGTGCCTTCGCCATCAGCCTGCTGTCCGGCCATCTGGGCGGCGGCAACGACCTGGCCCGCCAGGTGGCCGCCATCACCGGCGGGGCGCCGGTCATCACCACCGCCACGGACACCGAGGGACTGCCCTCGTTCGACCTGCTGGCCGCGCGGGCAGGGCTGGCCATGGCCGACATCGCCATGGTCCGCCACGTCAACGGCGCCCTGCTGGCCGGGGAAACGGTGTGGATCTGCGACCCCGGCGACGCGCTGGGGCTGCGCGCCGCATGCGCCACGGCTGATGAGGCAGGGAGGGGTGCCCCCGAAACGAACGATGCTCCGGGGTCTTCCGGCGACGGGGCTGGCGTCCCCCCCCACCCAGCGTCCCTTTTCCGCTTCGTCGATGCCCCCGCCGACCTTCCGCCCGATGCGCCCTCGGTGCTGGTCACCCCGCACGATCATCTGACCGCGCCGCGCCGCCTTGTGCTGCACCCGCGCGTGCTTCACGTGGGCACGGGCTGCAAGCGCGGTGTGGACGGCACGATCATCGAAGCCCGCATCCGCGAGACGCTGGCCGCCGCCCGCCTTGCCCCGGCCTGCGTGGCGGCGCTGGCCTCCGTCAGCATCAAGGCCGACGAGCCGGGCCTGCACCGCGCCGCCGCCGCGCTGGGCGCAGAACTGCACTTTTTCGACGCGGCCAGCCTGGCCGCCGTGCCCGTGCCGCACCCGTCCCCCAAGGCGGCAGAGGTGCTGGGCGTGACGGAAGTGGGCGTGGCAGAGGCCGCCGCCCTGCTTTCCGCCCGGCAGGCAGGCGATGCCGCCGTCCTGCTGGTGCCCAAGTCCGCCGCGCGGGGCGTCACCGTGGCCGTGGCCATCGCCCCCGCCCCTTCCGCCACCCGCGCATGCCCCCCGGCACCCTCTACGGGCCCCACATCCTCAATTGGCCAGACACCCTCTGCTGGCCAGACCACACCGACTGACGAGACCACACCATGA